The Colletotrichum higginsianum IMI 349063 chromosome 2, whole genome shotgun sequence genome has a segment encoding these proteins:
- a CDS encoding SAM domain-containing protein: MLNMSGSHIAGNRNSTPEANTTPSLRPPSSRAIGANSHLRASADMAALSNSSPSSRIRPSSDFYGSQQGQGHGNPDTDPQDKIAQQWIADIDQYETTLEEMAAATLDQDFKDELSAIEQWFRVLSEAERTAALYALLQQTTQVQIRFFIQVLQQMGKNHPMSGVLSPANFDKGK; the protein is encoded by the coding sequence ATGCTCAACATGTCTGGCAGTCACATCGCGGGAAACCGCAATAGCACCCCAGAGGCGAACACTACGCCCTCCCTCCGACCACCCTCCTCAAGAGCTATTGGCGCCAACAGTCACCTTAGGGCGTCTGCCGACATGGCCGCACTCTCTaactcgtcgccctcgagccgCATCCGCCCCTCGTCCGACTTTTACGGTTCCCAGCAGGGCCAGGGTCACGGCAATCCAGACACGGATCCTCAAGATAAGATTGCGCAACAGTGGATTGCCGATATTGATCAGTATGAAACGACATTGGAAGAAATGGCCGCGGCCACTCTGGACCAGGACTTCAAGGATGAGTTGAGCGCCATTGAGCAGTGGTTCAGAGTTCTCAGCGAGGCCGAGCGCACTGCTGCTCTTTATGCCTTGCTGCAACAGACTACACAGGTTCAAATTCGCTTCTTCATCCAGGTCTTGCAACAGATGGGCAAGAATCACCCCATGTCGGGCGTTCTGTCCCCAGCCAACTTCGACAAAGGCAAGTGA
- a CDS encoding VTS1 protein gives MSNRLSDAMNKLNVDSSRNSLARPASTATGKRQSGLDPSTINAMFPDAAAAIATEKAKFTQQTGNPPSSNRNSAVGDSRQPLAAPTIATPGDNHDSNSQNQSGQGSKPHGGQPPMGQFVQPPPSAGLRSPRPQISGNQNIQNTTLTTSDKPADLPLLSPYNPSGGNWASMVNTPLVANFNASNSGTQADMVANATAMKLAALSTVNNRFALDDVRKYRRARSNDAPGAPGQQGMPQNNQGVNFPGANVVMINEHGQVLSREQMLALQAQNIGFGQHRSRPSSPGIAMQPGSGFGPMAFASPQNNGFLSAYDGASPLLNSGIPSVNVGQLGMGSHEGYLSDHSDMVRGRSPRGRRGSSKPPEDPTDPTLLQDIPSWLRSLRLHKYTENLKDMKWHELIELDDKALEDRGVNALGARRKMLKVFEQVKEAKAEGKIA, from the exons ATGTCGAACCGCCTCAGCGATGCTATGAACAAGTTAAACGTCGACTCGTCGCGGAACTCTCTTGCTCGCCCTGCGAGCACTGCGACCGGCAAGCGGCAATCTGGTCTCGACCCGTCCACCATTAACGCAATGTTCCCGGATGCCGCTGCAGCCATTGCTACCGAGAAAGCCAAGTTTACACAACAGACCGGCAACCCTCCCTCATCTAACCGTAATAGCGCCGTGGGTGATTCCCGCCAACCCCTGGCTGCCCCGACCATTGCCACCCCTGGTGACAACCACGATTCCAATAGCCAGAACCAGTCAGGTCAGGGATCCAAACCCCACGGTGGCCAGCCACCCATGGGCCAATTCGTTCAGCCGCCCCCGTCAGCTGGTTTGCGATCCCCTCGTCCGCAAATTTCGGGCAATCAGAACATTCAGAACACCACCTTGACAACCAGTGACAAGCCTGCAGACCTGCCCCTCCTATCCCCTTACAACCCCAGTGGTGGCAACTGGGCTTCGATGGTCAACACTCCGCTTGTAGCTAACTTCAACGCCAGCAACAGCGGCACGCAGGCGGACATGGTCGCAAACGCTACAGCAATGAAGTTAGCGGCATTGTCAACTGTCAACAACCGCTTTGCCCTTGATGATGTCCGCAAGTATCGCCGTGCCCGTTCCAACGACGCGCCGGGCGCTCCCGGCCAGCAAGGGATGCCCCAGAACAATCAGGGCGTCAATTTCCCCGGTGCCAATGTCGTCATGATCAACGAGCATGGTCAGGTTCTCAGCCGCGAGCAGATGCTTGCTCTGCAGGCTCAGAACATCGGCTTTGGCCAGCATCGGTCTCGGCCCAGTTCCCCTGGCATCGCAATGCAGCCCGGCAGCGGCTTTGGGCCTATGGCTTTTGCATCGCCTCAAAACAACGGTTTTCTGAGTGCCTACGACGGCGCTTCTCCACTCCTCAACAGCGGTATTCCTTCCGTGAATGTGGGCCAGCTGGGCATGGGCAGCCATGAGGGTTATTTGTCGGATCACTCTGACATGGTTCGCGGCCGCTCCCCCCGTGGACGGAGAGGCAGCTCAAAGCCGCCTGAAGACCCAACGGACCCAACCTTGTTGCAGGATATTCCAAGCTGGCTGAGAAGCTTGCGGTTGCACAAGTACACTGAGAACCTGAAGGACATGAAGTGGCATGAGTTGATCGAGCTTGATGACAAGGCCCTGGAAGACCGCGGGGTCAACGCTCTTGGAGCTAGGCGGAAGATGTTGAAGGTTTTTGAGCAAGTCAAGG AGGCCAAGGCTGAAGGCAAAATTGCTTGA
- a CDS encoding RNA polymerase III transcription factor tfiiic, whose translation MDLDLDPGLQEVGMAQIRDGARVHGDDDEDLVSDADSDEMELRGDIAKFDQSVREFLSSHHGGGGGDNGGGGGAIDDHDEGSSARPLPISKNRNTHRGGIRGPRKAAEPRGDIKLRLAGVNQAFMSGDYARAQNLVFEIIRINAETHQAWTVLASIFREEGLNDKALMAMVIAAHLRPKDFAAWMNCASFAMSLAEAGQEGALKTALMCYSSAIKAQPTSLDARLGRAEASHRQGFLSQAITEFSYVIERRPLDIDVVRRLAEACVDSGGMEDLQKAVSAYKTYFAHARTADRNVERELSWHDVGIYVELFACAGDFTNAIAELKSLSRWLLGRQDDHKWDDCVDDREWDRDHGRRNLFPSFETAAHDLYAYGLGLPLEFRARLALYRLKIQDEEESNGHLQWLDPTESATATAIENFPYLIRDIADELFTVQRYSEALDFYELLRQSAYGQDATLLLHLGQCYLTKSDLVAAEDCFLVAIEVDENNIDARIELARIYEKAKEEEEALILVTEAIALQGITDGSNQFGDGMGDLSGDRGRSATGARASALANGSKPRRKRETKRQPANSGIVRPRYRPKRLVAPDQRMQEERARADELTRRYEIVRNLKKDIQTGDHSLIPTWMAAAGELVGEFRSFRKFYPWDKYLKFLGAANDVVFSASLRTQPGLSELAERLSKNMAPSLSDDKRMNVAYEDDGYRGIPFGEWLELFLDYAISLALANRAEEAYQVCEAARDSIVFVNSKDYMFMIHVAWAACAIYLSDEEMCVAVARFFMKVRQLDSDSYRMFAALCRLCQSPASWYNSGPAQKYILRQIKIIDASHLATTRTERGHESAVGERAGLAEAKQLDTCLLMLYGHILFTSTSYTFALNEEEVGPTADPSKRMTDYFLRARTLDPLNPMINLSVGLGYIHHALKRQADNRQYLIMQGFACVFEFCHSKLSGTPDERREAFFGVARTFHMLGLHHLALEWYRKVAASEGAKGSEGPDVAEQQDSPSSRDVILSAAYNEYALFISSGTADELERSVLPRLVL comes from the exons ATGGATCTGGATCTGGATCCAGGTCTGCAGGAGGTAGGGATGGCACAAATTCGGGATGGAGCTCGAGTtcatggcgacgacgatgaagatcTCGTCTCCGATGCCGACTCAGATGAAATGGAGCTGCGAGGGGACATCGCAAAGTTTGATCAGTCCGTTCGAGAGTTTCTCTCCTCCCACcacggtggtggtggtggtgacaacggcggcggcggcggcgctaTTGACGATCATGATGAAGGCAGTTCCGCCCGGCCTCTACCTATCTCGAAAAACAGGAACACTCATCGAGGGGGCATTCGAGGGCCCCGGAAGGCTGCCGAGCCTCGAGGTGACATTAAGCTCCGTCTTGCAGGTGTCAACCAGGCCTTCATGAGCGGCGATTATGCCCGCGCGCAGAATCTTGTCTTCGAGATCATCAGAATCAACGCCGAAACCCACCAAGCTTGGACTGTCCTGGCATCCATATTCCGAGAGGAGGGCCTCAATGATAAAGCCTTGATGGCTATGGTTATTGCTGCCCATCTGCGGCCCAAAGATTTTGCAGCCTGGATGAATTGTGCGTCCTTTGCCATGAGCCTTGCTGAGGCTGGCCAGGAGGGCGCGCTTAAAACAGCACTCATGTGCTATTCGTCTGCGATCAAAGCTCAACCGACCAGCCTCGATGCGAGACTGGGGAGGGCTGAAGCTAGCCATCGTCAGGGATTCCTATCCCAAGCCATCACCGAATTCTCTTACGTCATCGAGCGCCGACCGCTGGATATAGATGTCGTGAGAAGGTTGGCCGAGGCCTGCGTTGACTCTGGCGGCATGGAAGACCTCCAAAAGGCCGTTTCGGCATACAAAACATACTTTGCGCATGCACGAACAGCAGACCGCAATGTGGAGAGGGAGCTTTCGTGGCATGATGTCGGCATATACGTTGAACTGTTTGCTTGCGCCGGAGACTTTACCAATGCCATCGCGGAGCTCAAGTCACTTTCGCGTTGGTTACTTGGACGACAGGATGATCACAAGTGGGATGACTGTGTTGACGACAGAGAATGGGATCGCGATCACGGACGTCGTAATCTATTCCCTTCGTTCGAGACTGCTGCCCACGACCTGTATGCTTATGGTCTAGGGCTGCCTCTGGAGTTCAGGGCTCGTCTCGCGCTATACCGGCTGAAGAtccaggacgaggaagaaTCGAAC GGGCACCTTCAATGGTTAGACCCAACCGAATCTGCCACTGCTACCGCCATTGAAAACTTTCCCTACCTGATTCGTGATATTGCCGATGAACTCTTCACCGTTCAGCGGTATTCCGAGGCGCTCGACTTTTACGAACTCCTTCGACAGTCCGCCTACGGTCAAGACGCCACTTTGCTGCTGCATCTTGGCCAGTGCTACCTCACAAAGTCTGATCTCGTGGCGGCGGAAGATTGCTTCCTTGTGGCCATCGAGGTTGACGAAAACAACATTGATGCTCGTATTGAGCTGGCCAGAATATACGAAAAGGccaaggaagaggaggaagcccTGATCCTTGTTACAGAAGCCATTGCTCTCCAGGGCATCACTGATGGCAGTAATCAATTTGGCGATGGTATGGGAGACCTCAGCGGCGATAGGGGCCGGTCTGCCACAGGGGCCCGCGCTTCTGCCTTGGCTAATGGCAGCAAACCGCGTCGTAAGAGGGAGACAAAGCGCCAACCAGCCAACAGCGGGATTGTTCGACCAAGATACCGCCCCAAAAGACTGGTCGCTCCAGATCAGCGCATGCAAGAAGAACGTGCTCGGGCAGATGAGCTCACAAGGCGTTACGAAATTGTGCGCAATCTGAAGAAAGACATCCAGACCGGGGACCATTCATTGATACCGACATGGATGGCCGCTGCTGGCGAGCTCGTGGGCGAGTTCAGATCCTTCAGGAAATTCTACCCTTGGGACAAGTATCTCAAGTTCCTCGGTGCTGCCAACGATGTAGTGTTCAGTGCTTCCTTGAGAACACAGCCAGGTCTCTCTGAACTGGCAGAACGACTCTCGAAAA ACATGGCTCCGTCACTCTCCGACGACAAGCGGATGAATGTCGCGTATGAAGATGATGGCTATCGCGGTATTCCTTTTGGCGAATGGCTCGAACTATTCCTCGACTACGCCATCAGTCTGGCGCTCGCCAACCGCGCAGAGGAGGCATACCAGGTTTGCGAAGCGGCCCGAGACTCCATTGTTTTTGTCAACTCTAAAGATTACATGTTCATGATTCATGTAGCATGGGCTG CTTGTGCGATATATCTTTCTGACGAGGAGATGTGCGTGGCTGTTGCCAGGTTCTTCATGAAGGTCCGACAACTGGACTCGGATTCGTACCGCATGTTTGCCGCCTTATGCAGATTGTGTCAATCCCCAGCTTCATGGTACAATTCAGGACCCGCCCAGAAGTACATTCTGCGCCAAATCAAGATCATCGATGCCTCTCACTTGGCCACGACACGTACAGAGCGCGGTCATGAGAGTGCGGTGGGGGAACGGGCAGGCCTTGCGGAGGCCAAACAGCTCGATACTTGCCTGCTAATGCTCTACGGACACATCTTGTTCACATCGACGAGCTACACATTCGCATTAA acgaggaagaagttGGACCGACGGCTGACCCCAGCAAACGCATGACAGATTACTTCCTCCGAGCGCGAACACTGGACCCCCTGAATCCCATGATCAACCTCAGCGTAGGACTGGGATACATACACCACGCACTTAAAAGGCAAGCAGACAATCGACAATACCTCATCATGCAAGGGTTCGCCTGTGTGTTTGAGTTCTGCCACTCAAAGCTTTCCGGGACACCGGacgagaggagggaggcgtTCTTTGGAGTGGCCAGAACATTCCATATGCTTGGTTTACATCACCTGGCGCTAGAATGGTATCGAAAAGTAGCCGCTTCAGAGGGCGCAAAAGGCTCTGAAGGCCCCGATGTGGCCGAGCAGCAGGACAGCCCCAGCAGCCGGGATGTCATATTGAGCGCTGCTTATAATGAGTACGCACTCTTCATTAGCAGTGGAACCGCCGACGAACTGGAGAGATCTGTCTTGCCTCGGTTGGTGCTCTAG
- a CDS encoding phosphoribosylamine-glycine ligase, which produces MTLAGSVRILLIGNGGREHALAWKLSQSPLVESIFAVPGNGGTATCPKTTNVTEVAADDYPALVQFAKSKSITLVVPGPEAPLVDGIEAYFRAAAIPCFGPSKEAAQMEGSKTFSKDFMKEYNIPTAAYENFSDYEQAIAYVDSVSHDVVIKATGLAAGKGVIIPTTKQEAKDALKQIMVDKAFGSAGNEVVIEEFLTGDELSILTFSDGTHTLSLPPAQDHKRIGDGDQGPNTGGMGCYAPTTIATKELIRKIEDEVVQPTINGMRKAGYPFRGVLFTGIMVTSQGPKVLEYNVRFGDPETQTVLPLLSPETDLAEVMLACTAHEARLDCVNIKIANKYSATVVVAAGGYPGSYAKGTPMVISQSTSPDITLFHAGTKLSSEGQLQTSGGRVIAVNATADTLETAVKKAYEQGITLINFDKMYYRKDIAHRAFRSRQEKEALTYAGAGVSVDAGNEFVERIKKAVRATKQPGADAEIGGFGGEMDLAKCGLKLDNGELPVVVGAIDGVGTKLMIAQKMGKHDTVGIDLVAMNVNDLIVQGARPLMFLDYYGCSKLDLSTAASFVEGVAAGCIDAGCTLVGGETAEMPGMYQKDDYDAAGCAFGVMINSQRLPRQSDMEAGDVLLGLASSGVHSNGFSLVRRILEREGLAYTDPAPWDAGKTVGESLLTPTKIYVKSLRGVIEARLVKGLAHITGGGLIDNVPRMLPEHLAAEIDLTTWEMPAVFKWLKTSGNVEPYQMVRTFNTGVGMVAAVDAAHANAVITALESAGERVLRLGQLVSRANGEPHCRVLNLDSWA; this is translated from the coding sequence ATGACTTTGGCCGGCAGTGTTCGCATTCTGCTCATTGGCAATGGAGGCCGAGAGCATGCGCTCGCCTGGAAGCTTAGCCAGTCGCCTCTAGTCGAATCCATCTTTGCTGTCCCGGGCAATGGAGGTACCGCAACCTGCCCCAAGACCACCAATGTCACCGAGGTCGCCGCGGACGACTACCCGGCCCTCGTTCAGTTCGCaaagtccaagtccatcaCCCTCGTCGTTCCTGGCCCCGAGGcccccctcgtcgacggcatcgaaGCCTACTTCCGCGCCGCAGCTATTCCCTGCTTCGGACCCTCTAAGGAAGCTGCCCAGATGGAGGGGAGCAAAACTTTCTCCAAGGATTTCATGAAGGAGTACAACATCCCCACCGCGGCGTATGAGAACTTCTCCGACTACGAGCAGGCTATCGCCTACGTCGACAGTGTGTCCCATGATGTCGTCATCAAGGCTaccggcctcgccgccggcaagggcGTCATTATCCCTACTACCAAGCAGGAGGCTAAAGATGCTCTTAAGCAGATCATGGTGGACAAAGCGTTTGGTTCTGCCGGCAACGAGGTTGTAATCGAGGAGTTCCTGACTGGCGACGAGCTGAGCATCCTTACCTTCAGCGATGGCACACATACTCTGTCTCTCCCCCCAGCCCAGGATCACAAGAGAATTGGAGACGGCGACCAAGGCCCCAACACTGGAGGCATGGGTTGCTACGCTCCGACAACCATTGCCACCAAGGAACTCATTCGCAAGATAGAAGATGAGGTGGTTCAGCCTACCATCAACGGCATGCGCAAGGCGGGCTATCCCTTCCGTGGTGTCTTGTTCACTGGCATAATGGTTACCAGTCAAGGCCCCAAAGTCCTCGAGTATAACGTGAGGTTTGGCGACCCAGAGACGCAAACCGTCCTGCCCCTTCTTTCTCCTGAGACGGACCTTGCCGAGGTTATGTTGGCCTGTACTGCTCACGAGGCCCGCCTCGACTGCGTCAATATCAAAATCGCAAACAAATACAGTGCTACTGTTGTGGTAGCCGCCGGTGGCTACCCCGGATCCTATGCCAAGGGTACGCCTATGGTGATCAGCCAGTCGACATCCCCGGACATCACTCTTTTCCATGCCGGCACCAAGCTGTCGTCGGAAGGTCAGCTGCAGACGTCAGGTGGTCGTGTCATTGCTGTCAACGCCACTGCGGATACCCTCGAGACCGCCGTAAAGAAGGCCTATGAGCAAGGCATCACGCTTATCAACTTTGACAAGATGTACTATCGCAAGGACATTGCCCACCGTGCGTTTCGGTCTCGACAGGAGAAAGAGGCCTTGACGTATGCCGGAGCTGGCGTCAGTGTTGATGCGGGCAACGAGTTTGTCGAGCGTATCAAGAAAGCGGTACGCGCTACCAAACAACCGGGTGCTGATGCCGAAATTGGAGGCTTTGGCGGCGAGATGGACTTAGCCAAGTGCGGTCTTAAGCTGGACAACGGCGAGCTCCCTGTCGTGGTTggcgccatcgacggcgttggcACCAAGCTCATGATTGCGCAGAAGATGGGCAAGCACGATACCGTGGGCATCGACTTGGTTGCTATGAATGTCAATGATCTCATTGTCCAGGGCGCTCGACCATTGATGTTCTTGGATTATTATGGCTGCAGCAAGCTCGACCTgagcaccgccgcctcgtTTGTCGAAGGTGTTGCGGCAGGCTGCATCGACGCTGGATGcaccctcgtcggcggcgagacaGCTGAGATGCCCGGCATGTACCAAAAGGACGATTACGATGCGGCAGGCTGCGCGTTTGGTGTTATGATCAATAGCCAGAGACTGCCGCGCCAGAGCGACATGGAAGCTGGAGACGTGCTGCTTGGCTTGGCCTCCAGTGGCGTTCACTCGAACGGCTTCTCCTTGGTCCGCCGAATCCTGGAACGCGAGGGTCTCGCATACACAGACCCCGCTCCATGGGATGCCGGTAAGACTGTGGGCGAGAGCTTGCTCACCCCTACCAAGATCTACGTCAAGAGTTTGCGTGGCGTCATCGAAGCTCGCCTCGTTAAGGGTCTGGCTCACATCACGGGAGGTGGTCTTATCGACAACGTCCCTCGCATGTTGCCCGAGCACCTTGCTGCCGAGAtcgacttgacgacgtggGAGATGCCCGCTGTTTTCAAATGGTTGAAGACAAGCGGCAATGTGGAGCCGTACCAGATGGTTCGCACTTTCAACACTGGTGTGGGAATGGTAGCTGCAGTCGACGCAGCTCATGCTAATGCTGTCATCACGGCCTTGGAGTCGGCCGGTGAGAGGGTTCTACGCCTGGGGCAGCTTGTTTCGCGTGCCAACGGTGAGCCGCACTGCAGGGTGCTTAACCTAGACAGCTGGGCTTGA
- a CDS encoding Duf895 domain membrane protein: MPTQECLSAAMSLPTDPADRHPEDPESTPVPGALSFDQSPSLVPKARSFFRSVPFQILVACGVSFTAPGMWDALGGLGAGGAAEPYAVSAANALVYGLFAVVCVAAGAINNRIGLPYGLALGAIGYPLYGAGLYTNNVSANTWFMLFGSALCGISAGFFWAAEAAIIIGYPSPGDRAFYLAIWQTAKAAGPIVGGAINLGLNANRKTVGSVSSSTYIVFIVIMCLGLPIALCLSPARKVWRKDGTKINTPMESSWGGEFKAVGKLFTSRRILLLLPAFFISYFYNGFMSTWLATYFTVRSRAFSSFFTNFAGIFSSFLIAALLDNQKVYIKTRGRIAFLSIVALLVGTWIWATILQKQIYDAAELPVYDWFQGGFGKSYALVFFWQFGGQAFQQFLYWLVGQYATDLSDLSRHTGILRGTEALGQTVAWAMQSEGNANHFVSIGLNFGITVLCLFPTWIILSELEGSHEGTEDGADGHQSDSVEGTDPKMVTVMP, from the exons ATGCCAACCCAAGAGTGTCTGTCCGCAGCCATGTCCCTGCCAACTGACCCAGCCGACCGGCACCCGGAGGACCCGGAGTCCACTCCGGTACCCGGCGCATTATCTTTCGACCAGAGCCCGAGTCTCGTTCCGAAAGCCAGGTCGTTTTTTCGATCCGTGCCCTTTCAGATCCTCGTTGCCTGCGGTGTGTCGTTCACAGCCCCTGGCATGTGGGATGCATTAGGCGGActtggtgccggcggcgcagcTGAGCCATACGCAGTAAGCGCAGCAAACGCTCTCG TGTATGGATTATTCGCGGTTGTTTGCGTTGCGGCAGGCGCCATCAACAACCGCATCGGCCTGCCGTACGGACTGGCCCTAGGGGCCATTGGATATCCGCTGTATGGTGCTGGGTTATACACCAACAATGTCAGTGCCAACACGTGGTTTATGCTGTTCGGTAGTGCCCTCTGCGGCATCTCTGCGGGGTTCTTCTGGGCAGCTGAGGCAGCCATCATCATTGGGTATCCTTCTCCTGGGGATCGCGCCTTCTACCTGGCCATCTGGCAGACAGCGAAAGCGGCAGGGCCAATCGTAGGCGGTGCCATCAACCTGGGCCTAAACGCCAACAGAAAAACCGTGGGCTCCGTTTCATCGTCGACCTACATTGTCTTTATCGTCATCATGTGCCTTGGCCTTCCCATTGCTCTGTGCCTGTCACCCGCGCGGAAAGTCTGGCGCAAGGACGGCACTAAAATCAACACGCCCATGGAGTCGAGCTGGGGAGGAGAATTCAAGGCTGTGGGGAAACTTTTCACCAGCCGGAGAATCTTGCTTTTGCTgccggccttcttcatcaGCTATTTCTACAACGGCTTCATGAGCACTTGGCTGGCGACCTACTTCACTGTCCGTTCTCGCGCCTTCTCAAGCTTTTTTACCAACTTTGCCGGCATATTCAGCTCTTTTCTCATCGCAGCGTTGCTGGACAACCAAAAGGTCTACATCAAGACCCGTGGCCGGATCGCCTTTctctccatcgtcgcctTACTCGTTGGGACTTGGATCTGGGCCACCATCTTGCAGAAGCAGATCTATGATGCCGCCGAACTACCCGTCTACGATTGGTTTCAAGGAGGATTTGGTAAAAGCTATgctctcgtcttcttctggcAGTTTGGCGGACAGGCCTTTCAGCAGTTCTTGTACTGGCTGGTTGGCCAGTACGCAACTGACCTTTCTGATCTAAGCCGTCACACCGGCATCTTGAGAGGCACCGAGGCTCTAGGGCAAACGGTTGCCTGGGC TATGCAATCTGAGGGCAACGCCAACCACTTCGTGAGCATTGGTCTCAACTTTGGTATCACAGTCCTTTGCCTTTTTCCCACATGGATTATTCTCTCCGAGCTTGAGGGGAGTCATGAGGGCACGGAAGATGGAGCAGATGGTCACCAAAGTGATTCTGTCGAGGGAACTGACCCGAAAATGGTGACTGTTATGCCGTAG